The nucleotide window ACGGAACCATCGCTCCCCGTCTTCAGTCTCCAGGGCGGTATCGATCCTCTGGGCACGATAAATTACATCGTCGATGACCGTATGGTCGGCGAACATGCCGCACGGCATCTTATCGACCGCGGGTACCGCAATGCCGCCGTCATCTTTCCCCCGGAAATGGCGTCGCGCTGTTCGAGCGAACGATACCTCGGGTTCACTGAGGAATTCACGAGCGGGGGAGGAACGTCCGTGCTCTACACCGTCGAGGGCATCTATTCGCTTGAGACTATCGGCGCCCTGATGGGAACGGTGCCGCTTACGCACGATGCATACTATTTTTTCAGCGATGCCGGGGCGCTTGCCGGCATGCGGGTGCTTCTCTCGCGCGGGGTGCGCATCCCGCATGATGCAGGCATCATCGGTACCGACAATCTGTTCTGGAGCAGATACTTCTATCCCTCGCTGTCGACGATGGACCTGCATGAGCGCATGTTCGCGGAACGGATAACCGATGATGTCCAGGCATTGACGAGCGGCCGAATGTTCTCACCGCTCACGGTTCGTATACCGGTAACGCTTATCGCACGGGAATCGACTGGCAGGTGAATCGCGGCGTTGCTATTTCGAGAGCGACGTTTCCCCGCCCATGTATTCAAGCTCTTTTTTCGCCATATCCTTCCACTTCTCTGCGCGGGGCGAGTAGACGCTTGCCGGGTATTCGCGGAGGAATTTATCCATCGCATTATAGCAGGCGGCATAATTCTTGAGCCAGTAGTAGCAGAGACCTATTTTGAGGAGCGCCTCCGCATCCCGACTGGACATCGAATTCTCCAGGGTATGGGCGTACATGGTGAGCGCCTTCTCATAGTTCTCAAGTTCGTAGAACGCCTCACCGGCGAAGTAGAGCGCGTTCTCGGCATCGGCGGTGTTCGGGAAGTATTTCTGTATGCGCCCGAAGTAGTGTATCGCCGTCTCGAAATTCTTTCGGCGGTAATTGACGATGGCCTGATGCGACGCCTGCGTGAGATACGTGCGCAGCACTTCCTTGGTGAGCGAGCTCCCCGGATTGTAGGTGAGGAATTCCTCATACACTGAAAGCGCCTTGGGGATATCGTTCATCTCATGATACGCGCGCGCTTTGCCGAGTATCGAGAGCTCGGTGCTCGAGCGCATGAAATGATGCAGCGCCACCTCGTATTGCTTGAGGAAGAGCTGCTGATAGCCGAACTGCGTGGTAAGCGCGCTTTCGAGGTCGGACCCCGACGGGAAACGCCTGAGCATAAGCTCTATCTGCCCGATGATGTAGTAATCATACTGGTTCGCCAGCCGGCATATGTCCGCATATTCAATGACCGCGCGTGCGGTGTCCTCGTCCGAATAATGATCGCTTATGACCTCCGCGAGCTTTTTCTTCGCGTTCTCCGTTTCATCGAGCTTCTTGAGCGAAAGGGCGATGCGGAATTTCGCGTCATTGCTTTTTTTGTTGCGGAAGTTGAGCGAGAGATATTCATTGAACGATCCGATGGCCTCGCGGTAATGGCCTATCTCATATTCGCGTACGCCGCGATAATACGGGCGTTCCTGCGTAAAGCCGCCGTAATTGACGGCGAGGTAGCCGACAGCGCCGAGCACACCTACGGTGATGACGGTCACCAGGATAGCGATGTAGACTTTCATAGCTTCTTCTCCTTGGGCTGCGCATACGGCCGCTGCATGGCCGTTATCGTTTTATCTATCCAGAAATCGACTTCTTCGGGCGAGCGCTGGCGTACGCTCTGGAACACGTCGAGTGCGGTACGGTATTGCCTGAGCTCAAGATGGGAACGTCCGAGGAAGAGCTTCGCGATATACCACGATCGGTCTCCGGGCATGGAATCATCCGACGCAAGGAACGCGGCAAGCGCATCGGCGGCTTCGGCGAAACGGCCGGGGTAGTACCGCGTGTTCAATATCGCCCGTACCGTATCGTCGGGGGTGCCGAGCTTCTCATACGTTCCCTTCACTGTCCCGTCCGGGCGTGCCTCATTCGTCTGTACGAATA belongs to Spirochaetota bacterium and includes:
- a CDS encoding LacI family DNA-binding transcriptional regulator, giving the protein MYTKKVTIGHIAKKAKVSSATVSLILSGRQDVRIAEGTRETVLAAARSLGYVARKSVRTGRTVFSVHGSIHGSNIGTSFFSGVSAEMRGLFEARGMTFIELSFAGENFNARLSSMLASDPAAVISMNSAFSAFVRETEPSLPVFSLQGGIDPLGTINYIVDDRMVGEHAARHLIDRGYRNAAVIFPPEMASRCSSERYLGFTEEFTSGGGTSVLYTVEGIYSLETIGALMGTVPLTHDAYYFFSDAGALAGMRVLLSRGVRIPHDAGIIGTDNLFWSRYFYPSLSTMDLHERMFAERITDDVQALTSGRMFSPLTVRIPVTLIARESTGR
- a CDS encoding tetratricopeptide repeat protein; this translates as MKVYIAILVTVITVGVLGAVGYLAVNYGGFTQERPYYRGVREYEIGHYREAIGSFNEYLSLNFRNKKSNDAKFRIALSLKKLDETENAKKKLAEVISDHYSDEDTARAVIEYADICRLANQYDYYIIGQIELMLRRFPSGSDLESALTTQFGYQQLFLKQYEVALHHFMRSSTELSILGKARAYHEMNDIPKALSVYEEFLTYNPGSSLTKEVLRTYLTQASHQAIVNYRRKNFETAIHYFGRIQKYFPNTADAENALYFAGEAFYELENYEKALTMYAHTLENSMSSRDAEALLKIGLCYYWLKNYAACYNAMDKFLREYPASVYSPRAEKWKDMAKKELEYMGGETSLSK